In Strix uralensis isolate ZFMK-TIS-50842 chromosome 26, bStrUra1, whole genome shotgun sequence, a genomic segment contains:
- the ST3GAL4 gene encoding CMP-N-acetylneuraminate-beta-galactosamide-alpha-2,3-sialyltransferase 4 isoform X2: MVESKVLEVPQVTSGSRDESSGPRLMPLLLIKMINKSRGKILGVLALFLVMVWYSIYREDSFYFPVQENKTTCPLGEVEKKAAQLIGNYTRDHPLFLQLKDYFWVKTPSLYELPYGTKGSEDVLLRLLSITHYSLPESIQSLKCRRCVVVGNGHRLRNSSMGETIDTYDVVIRLNNAPVHGYEQDVGSKTTMRLFYPESAHFNPRTENNADTLLVLVPFKPMDFQWMEAILNDKKRVRKGFWKQPPLIWDANPERVRILNPYYMEVTAAKLLNLPMKQPRKVKQKPTTGLLAITLALHFCDLVHIAGFGYPDSANKKQTIHYYEQITLKSMAASEHNVSHEAVAIKRMLELGLVRNLTYF; encoded by the exons ATGGTTGAATCGAAGGTGTTGGAGGTTCCCCAA gTGACCAGCGGCAGCCGCGATGAGAGCTCCGGCCCTCGCCTGATGCCTCTCCTGCTGATAAAAATGATCAACAAGTCTC GAGGGAAGATACTCGGGGTGCTGGCGCTGTTTCTGGTGATGGTTTGGTACTCGATCTACCGGGAAGACAG cttttatttccccGTGCAAGAAAACAAGACGACGTGTCCCCTTGGGGAGGTGGAAAAGAAAGCGGCGCAGCTCATCGGGAA CTACACGAGGGACCACCCGCTCTTCTTGCAGCTGAAGGACTATTTTTGGGTGAAGACGCCGTCGCTCTACGAGCTGCCCTACGGCACGAAAGGAAGCG AAGACGTCCTCCTGCGCTTGCTGTCGATCACCCACTACTCGCTGCCCGAGAGCATCCAGAG CCTTAAGTGCCGGAGGTGTGTGGTGGTGGGCAACGGCCACCGGCTCCGCAACAGCTCCATGGGGGAGACCATCGACACGTACGACGTTGTGATCAG GTTGAACAACGCGCCGGTCCACGGTTACGAGCAGGACGTCGGCTCCAAGACCACCATGCGCCTCTTCTACCCGGAGTCGGCCCACTTCAACCCCAGGACCGAGAACAACGCAGACACGTTGCTGGTGCTGGTGCCCTTCAAGCCCATGGACTTCCAGTGGATGGAGGCCATCCTCAATGACAAGAAGAGG GTTCGGAAAGGGTTTTGGAAACAGCCCCCGTTGATCTGGGACGCCAACCCGGAGCGTGTGCGCATCCTCAACCCTTACTACATGGAAGTAACTGCTGCTAAACTGCTCAACCTCCCCATGAAGCAACCACGGAAGGTCAAACAG aAGCCCACCACGGGGTTGTTGGCCATCACCTTGGCACTGCACTTCTGCGACCTGGTGCACATCGCGGGCTTTGGCTACCCTGACTCGGCCAACAAGAAGCAAACCATCCACTACTATGAACAGATCACGCTCAAGTCCATGGCG GCGTCAGAGCACAACGTCTCGCACGAGGCGGTGGCCATCAAGCGGATGCTGGAGCTGGGTCTCGTCAGGAACCTCACCTACTTCTGA
- the ST3GAL4 gene encoding CMP-N-acetylneuraminate-beta-galactosamide-alpha-2,3-sialyltransferase 4 isoform X3, which yields MPLLLIKMINKSRGKILGVLALFLVMVWYSIYREDRYIQLFYFPVQENKTTCPLGEVEKKAAQLIGNYTRDHPLFLQLKDYFWVKTPSLYELPYGTKGSEDVLLRLLSITHYSLPESIQSLKCRRCVVVGNGHRLRNSSMGETIDTYDVVIRLNNAPVHGYEQDVGSKTTMRLFYPESAHFNPRTENNADTLLVLVPFKPMDFQWMEAILNDKKRVRKGFWKQPPLIWDANPERVRILNPYYMEVTAAKLLNLPMKQPRKVKQKPTTGLLAITLALHFCDLVHIAGFGYPDSANKKQTIHYYEQITLKSMAASEHNVSHEAVAIKRMLELGLVRNLTYF from the exons ATGCCTCTCCTGCTGATAAAAATGATCAACAAGTCTC GAGGGAAGATACTCGGGGTGCTGGCGCTGTTTCTGGTGATGGTTTGGTACTCGATCTACCGGGAAGACAGGTACATACAGCT cttttatttccccGTGCAAGAAAACAAGACGACGTGTCCCCTTGGGGAGGTGGAAAAGAAAGCGGCGCAGCTCATCGGGAA CTACACGAGGGACCACCCGCTCTTCTTGCAGCTGAAGGACTATTTTTGGGTGAAGACGCCGTCGCTCTACGAGCTGCCCTACGGCACGAAAGGAAGCG AAGACGTCCTCCTGCGCTTGCTGTCGATCACCCACTACTCGCTGCCCGAGAGCATCCAGAG CCTTAAGTGCCGGAGGTGTGTGGTGGTGGGCAACGGCCACCGGCTCCGCAACAGCTCCATGGGGGAGACCATCGACACGTACGACGTTGTGATCAG GTTGAACAACGCGCCGGTCCACGGTTACGAGCAGGACGTCGGCTCCAAGACCACCATGCGCCTCTTCTACCCGGAGTCGGCCCACTTCAACCCCAGGACCGAGAACAACGCAGACACGTTGCTGGTGCTGGTGCCCTTCAAGCCCATGGACTTCCAGTGGATGGAGGCCATCCTCAATGACAAGAAGAGG GTTCGGAAAGGGTTTTGGAAACAGCCCCCGTTGATCTGGGACGCCAACCCGGAGCGTGTGCGCATCCTCAACCCTTACTACATGGAAGTAACTGCTGCTAAACTGCTCAACCTCCCCATGAAGCAACCACGGAAGGTCAAACAG aAGCCCACCACGGGGTTGTTGGCCATCACCTTGGCACTGCACTTCTGCGACCTGGTGCACATCGCGGGCTTTGGCTACCCTGACTCGGCCAACAAGAAGCAAACCATCCACTACTATGAACAGATCACGCTCAAGTCCATGGCG GCGTCAGAGCACAACGTCTCGCACGAGGCGGTGGCCATCAAGCGGATGCTGGAGCTGGGTCTCGTCAGGAACCTCACCTACTTCTGA
- the ST3GAL4 gene encoding CMP-N-acetylneuraminate-beta-galactosamide-alpha-2,3-sialyltransferase 4 isoform X1, translated as MVESKVLEVPQVTSGSRDESSGPRLMPLLLIKMINKSRGKILGVLALFLVMVWYSIYREDRYIQLFYFPVQENKTTCPLGEVEKKAAQLIGNYTRDHPLFLQLKDYFWVKTPSLYELPYGTKGSEDVLLRLLSITHYSLPESIQSLKCRRCVVVGNGHRLRNSSMGETIDTYDVVIRLNNAPVHGYEQDVGSKTTMRLFYPESAHFNPRTENNADTLLVLVPFKPMDFQWMEAILNDKKRVRKGFWKQPPLIWDANPERVRILNPYYMEVTAAKLLNLPMKQPRKVKQKPTTGLLAITLALHFCDLVHIAGFGYPDSANKKQTIHYYEQITLKSMAASEHNVSHEAVAIKRMLELGLVRNLTYF; from the exons ATGGTTGAATCGAAGGTGTTGGAGGTTCCCCAA gTGACCAGCGGCAGCCGCGATGAGAGCTCCGGCCCTCGCCTGATGCCTCTCCTGCTGATAAAAATGATCAACAAGTCTC GAGGGAAGATACTCGGGGTGCTGGCGCTGTTTCTGGTGATGGTTTGGTACTCGATCTACCGGGAAGACAGGTACATACAGCT cttttatttccccGTGCAAGAAAACAAGACGACGTGTCCCCTTGGGGAGGTGGAAAAGAAAGCGGCGCAGCTCATCGGGAA CTACACGAGGGACCACCCGCTCTTCTTGCAGCTGAAGGACTATTTTTGGGTGAAGACGCCGTCGCTCTACGAGCTGCCCTACGGCACGAAAGGAAGCG AAGACGTCCTCCTGCGCTTGCTGTCGATCACCCACTACTCGCTGCCCGAGAGCATCCAGAG CCTTAAGTGCCGGAGGTGTGTGGTGGTGGGCAACGGCCACCGGCTCCGCAACAGCTCCATGGGGGAGACCATCGACACGTACGACGTTGTGATCAG GTTGAACAACGCGCCGGTCCACGGTTACGAGCAGGACGTCGGCTCCAAGACCACCATGCGCCTCTTCTACCCGGAGTCGGCCCACTTCAACCCCAGGACCGAGAACAACGCAGACACGTTGCTGGTGCTGGTGCCCTTCAAGCCCATGGACTTCCAGTGGATGGAGGCCATCCTCAATGACAAGAAGAGG GTTCGGAAAGGGTTTTGGAAACAGCCCCCGTTGATCTGGGACGCCAACCCGGAGCGTGTGCGCATCCTCAACCCTTACTACATGGAAGTAACTGCTGCTAAACTGCTCAACCTCCCCATGAAGCAACCACGGAAGGTCAAACAG aAGCCCACCACGGGGTTGTTGGCCATCACCTTGGCACTGCACTTCTGCGACCTGGTGCACATCGCGGGCTTTGGCTACCCTGACTCGGCCAACAAGAAGCAAACCATCCACTACTATGAACAGATCACGCTCAAGTCCATGGCG GCGTCAGAGCACAACGTCTCGCACGAGGCGGTGGCCATCAAGCGGATGCTGGAGCTGGGTCTCGTCAGGAACCTCACCTACTTCTGA